A stretch of Geomonas oryzisoli DNA encodes these proteins:
- a CDS encoding RidA family protein: MKEIISTENAPKAIGPYSQGVKAGGFLFLSGAIALDPATGEVVQGGVVAETEQVMKNIGALLAAAGLGFQDVVKTTIYLANMGDFATVNGIYGGYFQENPPARSTVEVKGLPRGVLVEIEVTALCR, translated from the coding sequence ATGAAGGAAATCATCAGCACTGAAAACGCGCCCAAGGCGATCGGCCCGTACTCCCAGGGGGTGAAAGCCGGGGGCTTTCTCTTCCTCTCCGGCGCCATAGCGCTCGACCCGGCCACCGGTGAAGTGGTGCAGGGGGGAGTCGTGGCGGAGACCGAGCAGGTCATGAAGAACATCGGCGCGCTTTTGGCGGCCGCCGGCCTGGGCTTCCAGGACGTGGTCAAGACCACCATCTACCTGGCCAACATGGGGGATTTTGCAACGGTGAACGGCATCTATGGTGGCTACTTCCAGGAGAACCCGCCGGCCCGCAGCACCGTCGAGGTGAAGGGGTTGCCGCGTGGCGTCCTGGTGGAGATAGAGGTCACCGCTCTTTGCCGCTAA
- the rpmB gene encoding 50S ribosomal protein L28, protein MSRICEICGKGPSFGNNVSHANNKTSKIWRPNLQKIKAVKNGTVRSIKVCTRCIRSGHVTKAL, encoded by the coding sequence ATGTCCAGAATATGCGAGATTTGCGGTAAAGGCCCTAGCTTCGGGAACAACGTTAGCCACGCCAACAACAAGACCAGCAAAATTTGGCGCCCGAACCTGCAGAAGATCAAGGCCGTGAAAAACGGTACCGTCAGGAGCATCAAGGTCTGCACCCGCTGCATCCGCTCCGGTCACGTCACCAAGGCTCTCTAA
- a CDS encoding YdcF family protein has translation MALLKGLFSLLLLILIVLSVLFVDFVYKTFSLTPRDVKSDAIVVLTGGRGRVEEGVRLYRAGQGKKLFLIGVDPAVKKRELYQGEGAGNVYLEQNSRNTLENAIYARDLIMKHKVGSIKLITSRYHMKRSTILFRNALPKDVAIYPHPVDSSNLKEEWWSHSGSFKLLFSEFYKYCILRFFFMFAPGELRPLPGNN, from the coding sequence ATGGCTTTATTGAAGGGGCTGTTCTCCCTGTTGTTGCTGATACTGATCGTGCTGAGTGTGCTGTTCGTGGACTTCGTCTACAAGACCTTCTCCCTTACCCCGCGCGATGTGAAGAGTGACGCCATCGTGGTGTTGACCGGCGGCCGCGGCCGGGTCGAGGAGGGGGTGCGTCTGTACCGGGCCGGGCAGGGGAAGAAGCTGTTCCTGATCGGCGTTGATCCCGCGGTGAAAAAACGCGAGTTGTACCAGGGGGAGGGTGCGGGGAACGTCTACCTGGAGCAGAACTCCCGCAACACCCTGGAGAATGCGATCTACGCCCGGGATCTCATCATGAAGCACAAGGTCGGTTCCATCAAGCTGATCACCTCGCGTTACCACATGAAGCGTTCCACCATCCTGTTCCGCAACGCCCTCCCCAAGGACGTGGCCATCTATCCGCACCCTGTCGATTCCAGCAACCTCAAGGAGGAGTGGTGGAGTCATTCCGGGAGCTTCAAACTCTTGTTCTCCGAGTTCTACAAGTACTGCATCCTGCGTTTCTTCTTCATGTTCGCGCCCGGCGAGCTGCGGCCGCTGCCGGGGAACAACTAA
- the metG gene encoding methionine--tRNA ligase: MKPAFYVTTPIYYVNDVPHIGHAYTTLAADVLARYKRLKGFDVFFLTGTDEHGQKVEKAATAAGETPLELADRVMKRFQSLWEKLEISNTDFIRTTQERHKKGVSVLFERVMEKGDIYLGEYEDWYCTPCETFWTETQLIDYKCPDCNRPTEKLKEESYFFRMSKYQDQLLAHIEANPDFIQPKSRRNEIISFVKEGLRDLSVSRTTFQWGIPVPGNDKHVVYVWFDALTNYITALGYPEEGGDFGKYWPCDVHLIGKDILRFHTVYWPTFLMAAGLPIPKKVFAHGWWTVEGQKMSKSLQNVVEPNMLVDKYGVDAVRYFLLREVPFGLDGDFSHQALIHRINSDLANDLGNLLNRSTAMLGKYFGGILQAPGEETELDKAYREKTVAMIDQVDNFIEELAFSRALQAIWEVISAGNKYIDETAPWALAKDPEQRERLSTVMYYMLESQRVVYTLLSAFMPKTAQKGLCCLGWPEEASAEGLAWGGLKPGTTIAKAEALFPRIEEKAE; encoded by the coding sequence ATGAAACCCGCTTTTTACGTCACCACCCCCATCTACTACGTAAATGACGTCCCGCACATAGGGCACGCTTACACCACCCTGGCCGCGGACGTGCTGGCGCGCTACAAACGGCTCAAGGGTTTCGACGTCTTCTTCCTGACCGGCACCGACGAGCACGGCCAGAAGGTCGAGAAGGCAGCCACCGCGGCCGGCGAGACCCCGCTTGAGCTGGCAGACCGCGTCATGAAGCGCTTCCAGTCGCTCTGGGAGAAGCTGGAGATCTCCAACACCGACTTCATCCGCACCACCCAGGAGCGCCACAAGAAGGGGGTTTCCGTCCTCTTTGAGCGGGTCATGGAGAAGGGCGACATCTATCTGGGCGAGTACGAGGATTGGTACTGCACCCCGTGCGAGACCTTCTGGACCGAGACCCAGCTGATCGACTACAAGTGCCCGGACTGCAACCGTCCCACCGAAAAGCTCAAGGAGGAGTCCTACTTCTTCAGGATGAGCAAGTACCAGGACCAGTTGCTGGCCCACATCGAGGCCAACCCGGACTTCATCCAGCCCAAGAGCCGTAGGAACGAGATCATCTCCTTCGTGAAAGAGGGGTTGCGTGACCTCTCCGTGTCCCGCACCACCTTCCAGTGGGGGATCCCGGTCCCGGGCAACGACAAGCACGTGGTCTACGTCTGGTTCGACGCGCTCACCAACTACATCACCGCGCTCGGCTACCCCGAGGAGGGCGGCGACTTCGGCAAGTACTGGCCCTGCGACGTGCACCTGATCGGCAAGGACATCCTGAGGTTCCACACCGTCTACTGGCCCACCTTCCTGATGGCGGCCGGCCTCCCGATCCCGAAGAAGGTGTTCGCCCACGGCTGGTGGACCGTCGAGGGGCAGAAGATGAGCAAGAGCCTGCAGAACGTGGTCGAGCCCAACATGCTGGTCGACAAGTACGGCGTGGACGCGGTGCGCTACTTCCTCTTGCGCGAGGTCCCCTTCGGTCTCGACGGCGACTTCTCGCACCAGGCGCTCATTCACCGCATCAACTCCGACCTGGCCAACGACCTGGGCAACCTTTTGAACCGCTCCACCGCCATGCTGGGCAAGTACTTCGGCGGGATACTGCAGGCGCCGGGCGAGGAAACCGAGTTGGACAAGGCGTACCGTGAGAAGACCGTGGCCATGATCGATCAGGTGGACAACTTCATAGAGGAGCTGGCCTTCAGCCGCGCGCTGCAGGCGATCTGGGAAGTGATCTCCGCCGGCAACAAGTACATCGATGAAACCGCCCCGTGGGCCCTGGCCAAGGACCCCGAGCAGCGGGAGCGTCTCTCCACCGTCATGTACTACATGCTGGAGAGCCAGAGGGTGGTCTACACGCTTCTCTCCGCCTTCATGCCCAAGACCGCGCAGAAGGGTCTGTGCTGCCTGGGTTGGCCGGAAGAAGCCAGCGCCGAAGGGCTCGCCTGGGGCGGCCTCAAGCCCGGCACCACCATCGCCAAGGCCGAGGCCCTCTTCCCGAGGATCGAGGAAAAGGCGGAGTAA
- a CDS encoding PSP1 domain-containing protein, producing MAKIVRIQFTTAGKLYDFTAGKANVKAGDRVIVETERGKSIGQVVAGPIEVDDALVPEGTKPVQRLAELADLATLAANTAKEKEAHKFCLARIKERNMDMKLVKVEYLFDGSKAIFYFTADGRVDFRELVKDLAHAFHTRIEMRQIGVRDESKMVGGIGICGRELCCSSYLREFEPVSVKMAKEQNLALNPSKISGQCGRLLCCLSYEFDTYCSLRKGLPKCGKRVQCGCHDGEVVKVNVLEQTVTLKTADDSLVTLKGEDIAPENISDRVKKPPQGKGEQQGGDKGKPQGPGKQRRNRPVDVKERKKEKPQ from the coding sequence TTGGCAAAGATTGTAAGGATTCAATTCACCACCGCGGGCAAACTCTACGACTTCACCGCCGGCAAGGCCAACGTGAAGGCGGGCGACCGGGTTATCGTGGAGACCGAGCGGGGTAAAAGCATAGGACAGGTCGTGGCGGGTCCCATCGAGGTGGACGACGCGCTGGTCCCGGAGGGGACCAAGCCGGTGCAGCGTCTGGCCGAACTGGCCGACCTGGCGACCCTTGCCGCTAACACGGCAAAGGAGAAGGAAGCCCACAAGTTCTGCCTCGCCCGGATCAAAGAGCGGAACATGGACATGAAGCTCGTAAAGGTTGAATACCTCTTCGACGGTTCCAAGGCGATCTTCTACTTCACCGCCGACGGCCGTGTGGACTTCCGCGAACTGGTCAAGGACCTGGCCCACGCCTTCCACACCAGAATCGAGATGCGCCAGATCGGGGTGAGGGACGAATCCAAGATGGTCGGCGGCATCGGCATCTGCGGTCGCGAGCTTTGCTGCTCCTCTTACCTGCGCGAGTTCGAGCCGGTCTCGGTAAAGATGGCCAAGGAACAGAACCTGGCGCTCAACCCGAGCAAGATCTCGGGGCAATGCGGCAGGCTCCTGTGCTGCCTCTCCTACGAGTTCGACACCTACTGCTCGCTCAGAAAGGGTCTCCCCAAGTGCGGCAAGCGGGTGCAGTGCGGCTGCCACGACGGCGAGGTGGTCAAGGTGAACGTGCTGGAACAGACGGTGACGCTGAAAACGGCCGACGACTCGCTGGTGACGCTGAAAGGGGAGGACATCGCACCCGAGAACATCAGCGACCGCGTCAAGAAGCCGCCGCAGGGCAAGGGTGAACAGCAGGGGGGCGACAAGGGGAAACCCCAGGGTCCCGGCAAGCAGCGCCGCAACAGGCCCGTCGACGTCAAGGAAAGGAAAAAGGAGAAACCACAATGA
- the holB gene encoding DNA polymerase III subunit delta', with the protein MPFSEVIGQDRAISVLKRSIALERVAHAYLFSGIDGCGKKKTALAMVQAVFCGKEEACGVCSSCRKIASGQHPDLHILEPDGAFIKIDQVRELQKELSYRPFEAPKKACIIDGAEKLNLASGNALLKTLEEPPGNALMILITAERSAVLQTILSRCQTLDFQPLPAELIEGRLVRDQFPAEAARVAASLSGGSLSRALEVAGDGVLEGRVSFLERVLALNLKDINTLFSTAEELAADKEGLPGFLELLLSFLRDVLIYRSTPDALANSDLAHLVAREAGRCTEEASIELIEQLVSMRRLLVRNVNARLALEVFFMRLAAR; encoded by the coding sequence ATGCCCTTCTCGGAAGTAATCGGACAGGACCGGGCCATCTCGGTGCTGAAGCGCTCCATTGCGCTGGAGCGGGTGGCGCATGCGTACCTCTTCTCCGGCATCGACGGGTGCGGCAAGAAAAAGACCGCCCTGGCCATGGTTCAGGCGGTTTTCTGCGGCAAGGAAGAGGCCTGCGGGGTCTGCTCCTCCTGCCGCAAGATCGCCAGCGGGCAGCACCCGGACCTGCACATCCTGGAGCCCGACGGCGCCTTCATCAAGATCGACCAAGTCAGGGAACTGCAGAAGGAGCTCTCCTACCGTCCGTTCGAGGCGCCCAAGAAGGCGTGCATCATCGACGGCGCCGAGAAGCTCAACCTGGCCTCGGGCAACGCCCTGCTGAAGACCCTGGAGGAACCGCCTGGCAACGCGCTGATGATCCTGATCACCGCCGAGCGCTCCGCCGTCTTGCAGACCATCCTGTCCCGCTGCCAGACGCTCGATTTCCAGCCGCTACCGGCCGAGCTGATCGAGGGGCGCCTGGTGCGGGACCAGTTCCCGGCAGAGGCGGCGCGGGTGGCGGCCTCGCTTTCCGGCGGCAGCCTGAGCCGGGCCCTGGAGGTTGCCGGGGACGGCGTCCTCGAAGGTCGGGTGAGCTTTCTGGAACGGGTGCTCGCCCTGAACCTCAAGGACATCAACACCCTGTTTTCCACCGCGGAGGAACTTGCCGCGGATAAGGAAGGGCTTCCCGGATTCCTCGAGCTGCTCCTGTCCTTTCTCCGGGACGTGCTCATCTACCGCTCGACGCCGGACGCGCTGGCCAACTCGGACCTGGCGCACCTGGTGGCGAGAGAGGCCGGGCGCTGCACGGAGGAGGCAAGCATCGAACTGATCGAGCAGCTGGTCAGCATGCGCCGCCTGCTTGTTCGCAACGTGAACGCGAGGCTGGCACTGGAGGTTTTCTTCATGCGCCTCGCGGCGCGGTAG
- the tmk gene encoding dTMP kinase, with translation MGFFITFEGVEGCGKTTQLRLLKERLESAGETVVATREPGGCPIADQMRAILLDANNSAITPLAELLLYAAARAQHVQEVIAPALKRGETVLCDRFTDATVAYQGHGRELDLDVIHQLNVLATGGVQPDLTVLIDCPVQVGLSRALSRIEATTGAREERFELESVRFHERVRDGYLALARAYPERFVVVDGSGDVARTEVLVTAALMDRLPAGRR, from the coding sequence ATGGGCTTTTTCATTACATTTGAAGGCGTTGAAGGGTGCGGCAAAACAACCCAGTTGAGGCTCCTCAAGGAGCGCCTGGAGTCGGCCGGAGAGACGGTGGTGGCGACCCGCGAGCCGGGGGGGTGCCCCATCGCGGACCAGATGCGCGCCATCCTGCTCGACGCCAATAACAGCGCCATCACGCCGCTGGCCGAACTGTTGCTCTACGCGGCGGCACGCGCCCAGCACGTTCAGGAGGTGATCGCCCCGGCGCTTAAGCGGGGCGAAACGGTGCTGTGCGACCGGTTCACCGACGCCACCGTGGCCTACCAGGGACACGGCAGGGAGCTCGACCTCGACGTCATCCACCAGTTGAACGTGCTCGCCACCGGCGGGGTACAACCGGACCTCACCGTGCTCATCGACTGCCCGGTCCAGGTAGGGCTGTCCCGCGCCCTGTCCCGCATCGAGGCCACCACCGGCGCACGCGAAGAGCGTTTCGAGCTGGAATCGGTACGCTTCCACGAGCGGGTGCGCGATGGCTACCTGGCGCTGGCGCGGGCCTATCCGGAACGCTTCGTGGTGGTGGACGGCTCCGGCGACGTGGCGAGGACCGAGGTACTGGTCACCGCGGCGCTCATGGACCGACTCCCGGCAGGTAGGCGCTAG
- the rnc gene encoding ribonuclease III has protein sequence MNEKLDDTLAGLEARIKYRFANPELLQEALTHRTYVNEAGGKDNQRLEFFGDAVLDFLLSDLLLRRFPESREGELTKMRAALVDEVSLARIAAELELGASLRLGRGEEKGGGRQKRSLLADAFEALLAALYLDGGIEAARRVVHELFEPLLDSPDMLCGRDAKTELQEQARTLRRELPRYQLKEATGPDHDRRFTVEVYLGDDLMGEGVGRTKKEAEQDAARAATFLLKGER, from the coding sequence ATGAACGAAAAGCTGGACGATACCCTGGCGGGACTCGAGGCGCGCATCAAGTACCGGTTCGCCAACCCCGAGCTGCTGCAAGAGGCGCTGACCCATCGCACCTACGTCAACGAGGCAGGGGGGAAGGACAATCAGCGGCTGGAGTTCTTCGGGGACGCCGTGCTCGATTTCCTGCTCTCCGATCTTTTGCTGCGACGCTTTCCGGAGAGCCGCGAGGGGGAGCTGACCAAGATGCGGGCGGCGCTGGTGGACGAGGTGAGTCTGGCACGCATCGCTGCCGAACTGGAGCTGGGCGCCTCCCTGCGCCTCGGGCGCGGCGAGGAGAAAGGGGGAGGGCGGCAGAAACGCTCGCTTTTGGCGGACGCCTTCGAGGCCCTGCTCGCCGCACTCTATCTGGACGGCGGCATCGAGGCGGCGCGGCGCGTGGTGCACGAGCTGTTCGAGCCCCTGCTGGATTCTCCGGATATGCTCTGCGGGCGGGACGCCAAGACCGAGCTGCAGGAGCAGGCGAGAACCCTGCGCCGGGAGCTGCCGCGCTACCAACTGAAAGAGGCCACCGGCCCCGACCACGACCGCCGCTTCACCGTCGAGGTGTACCTGGGCGATGATCTGATGGGGGAGGGGGTGGGCAGGACCAAGAAAGAAGCCGAGCAGGACGCCGCCCGTGCCGCTACCTTCCTCCTCAAGGGGGAGCGGTGA
- a CDS encoding elongator complex protein 3, with product MRPLLVPFFISHQGCPHRCVFCNQVRVAGAAGTLPTPAQLLHRIEEYHLGAPARQLEVAFYGGSFTAMPRRDQEGLLLPLQPLLRAGALQSVRLSTRPDAVDPDTARFLKRHGVATVELGVQSLHAEVLELSGRGHGADEVERSVAVLKEAGIEVGIQLMPGLPGDTPQRALASLRRALDLKPAFLRIYPTLVIEGTELARRYREGSYRPLDLPQAVTLCKEMLEAAGRAGIPVIRFGLQPTSELDSPGVVLAGPYHPAFGQLVESELCFDRMCDLLDGVPAGSRVSFGAPPGRVSDLVGQRRANLHRLAARYGVTASVSEEHDLAPDVISLTWDELRRHARLFEPHSRH from the coding sequence GTGAGACCGCTGCTGGTCCCCTTCTTCATTTCCCACCAGGGGTGCCCGCACCGCTGTGTGTTCTGCAATCAGGTCCGGGTTGCCGGCGCGGCAGGGACCCTGCCTACCCCGGCGCAACTGCTGCACCGCATCGAGGAGTACCACCTGGGAGCTCCGGCGCGGCAACTGGAAGTCGCCTTTTACGGCGGCAGCTTCACCGCTATGCCGCGCCGGGACCAGGAGGGGCTGTTGCTCCCCCTGCAACCGCTTTTGCGCGCCGGCGCCCTGCAGTCGGTGCGGCTCTCCACGCGACCCGATGCAGTAGACCCGGATACGGCGCGTTTCCTGAAACGGCACGGCGTGGCCACCGTTGAGCTCGGTGTGCAGTCGCTGCATGCCGAGGTGCTCGAGCTGTCCGGGCGCGGCCATGGGGCAGACGAGGTGGAGCGGTCGGTGGCGGTCCTCAAGGAGGCTGGCATCGAGGTCGGCATCCAGCTCATGCCGGGACTCCCCGGCGATACGCCGCAGCGCGCGCTCGCTTCGCTGCGGCGGGCCCTCGATCTGAAACCTGCCTTTCTGCGCATCTACCCCACCCTGGTGATCGAGGGGACCGAACTGGCGCGGCGCTACCGCGAGGGAAGCTACCGGCCCCTCGACCTGCCGCAGGCGGTGACCCTGTGCAAGGAGATGTTGGAGGCGGCCGGGCGGGCAGGCATCCCGGTGATCCGCTTCGGGCTGCAGCCCACCTCCGAGCTCGACTCGCCCGGGGTGGTGCTGGCCGGTCCCTACCATCCAGCCTTCGGACAGCTGGTCGAGTCCGAACTCTGCTTCGACCGCATGTGCGACCTGCTCGACGGGGTTCCCGCCGGAAGCCGGGTCAGCTTTGGCGCTCCTCCCGGCAGGGTTTCCGACCTCGTCGGGCAGAGAAGGGCAAACCTCCACCGGCTGGCGGCACGCTACGGCGTGACGGCTTCCGTGAGCGAGGAGCACGACCTCGCCCCCGACGTCATCTCCCTCACCTGGGACGAGCTCAGGCGGCACGCCCGACTCTTCGAGCCTCATTCCCGCCACTAG
- the era gene encoding GTPase Era, translating into MSDKIFRSGFVSIVGRPNVGKSTLLNRILGEKLMITSDKPQTTRNQIKGIHNVPGGQIVFLDTPGIHRAKTRLNKFMVEEALSSVQGVDLILFLVDGAFDPEKEAGMIKEVLSGVEAPVILVLNKIDLIPKGDLLGRMAAYGETYPFKEIIPVSAASGDGVEQLVQLVHGLLPEGPCYFPDDILTDVPERFIVAEIIREKIFRLTRDEVPYSTAVVVDSFKERETGVVAIQATINVERDSQKGIIIGRKGDMLKKIGSQARQEIERLLDTKVFLELFVRVSGEWSDNSRMLKEFGYDS; encoded by the coding sequence ATGTCTGATAAGATATTCCGTTCCGGTTTCGTCTCCATCGTGGGGCGGCCGAACGTCGGTAAATCCACGTTGTTGAACCGCATCCTCGGTGAGAAGCTGATGATCACCTCGGACAAGCCGCAGACCACCCGCAACCAGATCAAGGGGATCCACAACGTGCCGGGGGGGCAGATCGTTTTCCTCGACACCCCGGGCATCCACCGCGCCAAGACCCGCCTCAACAAGTTCATGGTCGAGGAGGCGCTCTCCTCGGTGCAGGGCGTGGACCTGATCCTGTTCCTGGTCGACGGCGCCTTCGATCCCGAGAAAGAGGCGGGCATGATCAAGGAGGTCCTCTCCGGCGTCGAGGCCCCGGTGATCCTGGTGCTGAACAAGATCGACCTGATACCGAAGGGGGATCTGCTGGGGCGCATGGCGGCCTACGGGGAGACCTACCCCTTCAAGGAGATCATCCCGGTGTCCGCCGCTTCCGGCGACGGCGTCGAGCAACTGGTGCAACTGGTGCACGGGCTCTTGCCCGAGGGGCCCTGCTATTTTCCGGACGACATCCTGACCGACGTGCCGGAGCGCTTTATCGTGGCCGAGATCATCCGCGAGAAGATCTTCCGGCTGACCCGCGACGAGGTTCCCTATTCGACGGCGGTGGTGGTGGACAGCTTCAAGGAGCGGGAAACCGGGGTGGTGGCGATCCAGGCCACCATCAATGTGGAGCGCGACTCCCAGAAGGGGATCATCATCGGCCGCAAGGGCGACATGCTCAAGAAGATAGGTTCCCAGGCGCGCCAGGAGATCGAGCGGCTCTTGGACACCAAGGTTTTCCTGGAGCTGTTCGTGCGGGTGAGTGGCGAGTGGAGCGACAACAGCCGCATGCTCAAGGAGTTCGGCTACGACTCGTGA
- a CDS encoding NapC/NirT family cytochrome c codes for MALRKYAGYAWNLISLVGMILAVTATGLIIGFLSYEGITGVEKPYLGLMTYFLFPGMLIVGLILVPLGAYVVREKRRRHPDEDIPPFPRVDFNDAHKRHLFLFFVVASIGFVLIVSVASLKGYEFTESTTFCGELCHQVMEPEHVAWANSPHAKVKCVECHVGPGAAWYVKAKISGMRQLYAVAFHTYPETIETPIDNLRPARDTCEHCHWPEKFYAGRQKVFYHYAPNEENTPREINMLINIGGTPKSEHHRGIHWHIGQEVSYIALDRQRSSIPYIAVKEKDGSVTEYMDTEKPLSKDDVAKAQKRVMDCLDCHNRPAHVYRSPAVEMDEAFAAKRIDLGLPYLKKAAVEILTRPYKNKEEAKATIAKELPEYYNKNYPQVAKDKAKELAHAVTVVQDIYNRNFFPAMKITWNTYPNHIGHFYSPGCFRCHDGKHKTAAGKVISKDCNMCHTVLGQKQENIPATSAPVKQFVHPVDIGDELYKANCSDCHAAGGQDVPGGEKHAKK; via the coding sequence ATGGCACTTAGAAAGTATGCCGGCTACGCCTGGAACCTGATCAGTCTGGTCGGCATGATCCTGGCCGTCACCGCGACGGGCCTGATCATCGGCTTCCTCTCCTACGAGGGGATCACCGGCGTTGAGAAGCCCTACCTCGGCCTGATGACCTACTTCCTCTTCCCGGGCATGCTTATCGTGGGCCTCATCCTGGTCCCGCTGGGCGCGTACGTGGTACGGGAAAAGAGGCGCAGGCACCCCGACGAGGACATCCCCCCGTTCCCGCGGGTGGACTTCAACGACGCGCACAAGCGCCATCTGTTTCTCTTCTTCGTCGTCGCCAGCATCGGCTTCGTGCTCATCGTCTCCGTGGCCTCCCTGAAAGGGTACGAGTTCACCGAGTCGACCACCTTCTGCGGTGAGCTCTGCCACCAAGTCATGGAGCCCGAGCACGTGGCGTGGGCCAACTCCCCGCACGCCAAGGTGAAATGCGTCGAGTGCCACGTGGGCCCCGGCGCCGCCTGGTACGTCAAGGCCAAGATCTCCGGCATGAGGCAGCTCTACGCGGTAGCGTTCCACACCTACCCGGAGACCATCGAAACCCCGATCGACAACCTCCGTCCGGCGCGTGATACCTGTGAGCACTGCCATTGGCCCGAGAAGTTCTACGCCGGGCGCCAGAAGGTGTTCTACCACTACGCTCCCAACGAGGAGAACACCCCGCGCGAGATCAACATGCTGATCAACATCGGCGGGACCCCGAAGAGCGAGCACCACAGGGGCATCCACTGGCACATCGGCCAGGAGGTCTCCTACATCGCTCTCGACAGGCAGCGCTCGAGCATCCCGTACATCGCCGTCAAGGAGAAGGACGGGTCCGTGACCGAGTATATGGATACCGAGAAGCCGCTCTCCAAGGACGACGTGGCCAAGGCGCAGAAGCGGGTCATGGACTGCCTGGACTGCCACAACCGTCCGGCGCACGTGTACCGCTCCCCGGCTGTGGAGATGGACGAGGCCTTCGCCGCCAAGCGCATCGATCTCGGCCTGCCGTACCTGAAGAAGGCCGCGGTGGAGATCCTGACCAGGCCGTACAAGAACAAGGAAGAGGCCAAGGCGACCATCGCCAAGGAACTCCCCGAGTACTACAACAAGAATTATCCGCAGGTGGCCAAGGACAAGGCGAAGGAACTCGCCCACGCCGTGACCGTGGTGCAGGACATCTACAACAGGAACTTCTTCCCCGCGATGAAGATCACCTGGAACACCTATCCGAACCACATCGGGCACTTCTACAGCCCGGGATGCTTCCGCTGCCACGACGGCAAGCATAAGACCGCGGCCGGCAAGGTGATTTCCAAGGACTGCAACATGTGCCACACCGTGCTGGGGCAGAAGCAGGAGAACATCCCTGCGACCAGCGCACCGGTGAAACAGTTCGTCCACCCGGTCGACATCGGCGACGAGCTCTACAAGGCGAACTGCAGCGACTGCCATGCGGCAGGCGGCCAGGACGTCCCCGGCGGCGAGAAGCACGCCAAGAAATAA
- a CDS encoding PTS sugar transporter subunit IIA, with the protein MLMKASEVAALLHQDESTVLKWIKKEKLPATLVHGIYQINRVDLLEWATEHGIKVPPELFEAVQADLDLPSLAQALEAGGIHCGVPGDDKLSVLRNVVNLMQLPPQVDPEFLLQVLLAREALGTTAVGDGIAIPHVRNPILLQTKPKPAVSLCFLEHPIDFGALDGIPVRILFLITSPTVKVHLHLLSRLAYALHDREFRGTLNACHPTTIMEAARRCERGKRS; encoded by the coding sequence ATGTTGATGAAGGCTTCAGAAGTGGCCGCGCTGCTGCACCAGGACGAGAGCACGGTCCTCAAGTGGATCAAGAAGGAAAAGCTCCCCGCCACGCTGGTGCACGGCATCTACCAGATCAACCGGGTCGACCTCCTCGAGTGGGCCACCGAGCACGGCATCAAGGTGCCCCCCGAGCTGTTCGAGGCGGTGCAGGCGGACCTCGACCTTCCTTCCCTGGCCCAGGCGCTGGAGGCCGGCGGGATTCACTGCGGCGTGCCCGGAGACGACAAGCTCTCCGTGCTGCGCAACGTGGTGAACCTGATGCAGCTCCCGCCGCAGGTGGACCCCGAGTTCCTGCTCCAGGTGCTCCTGGCCCGCGAGGCGCTGGGCACCACCGCCGTCGGCGACGGCATCGCCATTCCCCACGTCCGCAACCCCATCCTGCTGCAGACCAAACCGAAGCCCGCGGTATCCCTCTGCTTCCTGGAGCACCCGATCGACTTCGGGGCTCTCGACGGCATCCCGGTGCGCATCCTGTTTCTCATCACCAGCCCCACCGTGAAGGTCCACCTGCACCTTCTGTCCCGGCTCGCCTACGCCCTGCACGACCGGGAGTTCCGGGGCACCCTCAACGCCTGTCATCCCACGACCATCATGGAGGCCGCCCGACGCTGCGAGCGCGGCAAGAGGAGCTGA